A region from the Campylobacter blaseri genome encodes:
- a CDS encoding acetolactate synthase large subunit: MKKLNGSQMIMEALNKEGVKVVFGYPGGAALNIFDETYKQRYFNVVLARHEQAVVHAADGYARVSGEVGVAIVTSGPGFTNTITGIATAFMDSIPLVVISGQVANSLIGTDAFQEVDAVGISRPCVKHNYLVKNIEELPRILKEAFYIAKSGRPGPVHIDIPKDITAAVGDFSYPDKINMKTYKPMYKGNPGQIKKASKLIAEAKKPILYIGGGVINSNASKEIREFVKITQIPTVQTLMALGTLRSDDEFNLGLIGMHGKYAANMAMSETDLVICAGARFDDRVTGKTSEFAKFANIIHIDIDPSSISKIIKANYPIVGNIKDVFEELNPKVKEAVDPKNYEEWRKTLKRYDEIHPLKYQDSDEVLKPQWVIEESAKIVNDEEAIIVTDVGQHQMWVAQYYPFKNPRTFLTSGGLGTMGYGLPAAMGAKFAAKDRPVINFNGDGGVLMNIQELQTIAENGIPVINIILNNKFLGMVRQWQSMFYEERFASTDLTKQPDFIKLVESFGGKGYVVNTKDEFKKALKEAVESKILTFIDVRIDRFENVIPMVPAGAALYNMILK; this comes from the coding sequence ATGAAAAAACTAAATGGGTCACAAATGATAATGGAAGCACTTAATAAAGAGGGCGTTAAGGTTGTTTTTGGATATCCTGGCGGAGCAGCTTTAAATATATTTGATGAAACTTATAAGCAAAGATATTTTAATGTAGTATTGGCTAGGCACGAACAGGCAGTAGTTCACGCTGCTGATGGATATGCAAGGGTTAGTGGTGAGGTTGGTGTTGCCATTGTAACAAGTGGGCCGGGTTTTACAAACACTATAACAGGTATAGCAACTGCATTTATGGACTCAATACCATTAGTTGTTATAAGTGGGCAGGTTGCCAATTCGCTGATTGGAACAGATGCTTTTCAAGAGGTGGACGCTGTTGGTATATCCCGCCCTTGCGTTAAGCATAACTATCTTGTTAAAAATATAGAAGAGTTGCCAAGAATTTTAAAAGAGGCATTTTATATAGCAAAAAGTGGTCGTCCAGGACCTGTTCATATTGATATACCAAAAGATATAACAGCGGCCGTTGGGGATTTTAGTTATCCTGATAAAATAAACATGAAAACATATAAACCAATGTATAAAGGAAATCCTGGGCAAATTAAAAAAGCAAGCAAACTTATAGCAGAGGCAAAAAAACCAATATTGTATATAGGTGGAGGAGTTATAAACTCAAATGCTAGCAAAGAGATTAGAGAATTTGTAAAAATTACCCAAATTCCAACAGTTCAAACACTTATGGCGCTTGGAACCTTAAGAAGTGATGATGAGTTTAATCTAGGCTTAATTGGTATGCATGGTAAATATGCTGCAAATATGGCTATGAGTGAAACCGATTTAGTTATTTGTGCTGGGGCTAGGTTTGATGATAGGGTTACAGGCAAGACTAGTGAGTTTGCTAAATTTGCAAATATTATACATATAGATATTGATCCAAGTTCAATTTCAAAAATAATTAAAGCTAATTACCCTATAGTTGGTAATATAAAAGATGTTTTTGAAGAACTAAATCCAAAAGTAAAAGAGGCAGTAGATCCTAAAAATTATGAAGAGTGGAGAAAGACATTAAAAAGATATGATGAAATCCACCCTTTAAAATACCAAGATAGTGATGAAGTTTTAAAACCACAATGGGTTATAGAAGAGAGTGCAAAAATAGTTAACGATGAAGAGGCTATTATAGTTACAGATGTAGGACAACATCAAATGTGGGTAGCGCAATACTATCCTTTTAAAAATCCAAGAACATTTTTAACTAGTGGTGGGCTAGGAACTATGGGGTATGGTTTGCCTGCTGCTATGGGTGCTAAATTTGCAGCTAAAGATAGACCTGTTATTAACTTTAATGGCGATGGTGGGGTTTTAATGAACATCCAAGAGCTTCAAACAATAGCTGAAAATGGCATTCCTGTTATAAATATCATTTTAAATAATAAATTTTTAGGAATGGTAAGACAGTGGCAATCTATGTTTTATGAAGAGAGATTTGCCTCAACTGATTTAACAAAACAACCTGATTTTATAAAACTAGTTGAAAGTTTTGGCGGAAAAGGTTATGTTGTAAATACAAAAGATGAGTTCAAAAAAGCATTAAAAGAGGCTGTAGAGAGTAAAATTTTAACATTTATAGATGTTAGAATAGATAGATTTGAAAATGTTATACCTATGGTTCCAGCTGGTGCAGCACTATATAATATGATATTAAAGTAA
- the ilvN gene encoding acetolactate synthase small subunit: protein MNDKNRRLISVIVLNEHGVLSRISGLFSGRGYNIDSLTVAPIPDTEFSRVSIVTSGDARVFEQITKQLHKLLPIYKVIEEGDFVEKELALVKIPLSVNLAGLDSVLKSYNGSVANSNSENLIIIACDDSTRITSFIKTMSKYSPVDIVRSGSVMLEM from the coding sequence GTGAATGATAAAAACAGAAGATTAATTTCAGTGATAGTTTTAAATGAGCATGGAGTTTTATCAAGAATTTCAGGGCTTTTTTCAGGAAGAGGCTATAATATTGATAGCTTAACAGTCGCACCTATACCAGATACTGAGTTTTCAAGAGTAAGTATTGTTACAAGTGGCGATGCAAGAGTTTTTGAGCAAATTACAAAACAACTACATAAGCTACTACCTATATATAAAGTTATTGAAGAGGGTGATTTTGTAGAAAAAGAGTTGGCATTGGTTAAAATTCCACTATCTGTAAATTTAGCAGGACTTGATTCTGTTTTAAAATCATACAATGGAAGTGTGGCAAACAGTAATAGTGAAAATTTAATTATAATAGCCTGTGATGATTCAACAAGAATAACTAGTTTTATAAAAACTATGAGTAAATATAGCCCAGTTGATATAGTTAGAAGCGGTTCAGTAATGCTAGAAATGTAA
- the lpxD gene encoding UDP-3-O-(3-hydroxymyristoyl)glucosamine N-acyltransferase: protein MRLSEICKILNLDYDGGDFEVSGLNSLGEANESELSYCDGVKNKDSLQKTKAGIVLVQKELIEFVPKSSNHLISSNPHLNFAILSRYFAKDLVREKRASNIDSSAKIMQNVYIGSNSKIGRYTTIMPGAYIGDDVMIGDECIIHPNVVIYNDTIIGNRCYIQANSVIGSEGFGYAHTKDGSHIKIYHNGNVKIEDDVEIGANTTIDRAVFGTTTLKKGTKIDNLVQIGHNCELGENCLMAAHAGLAGSTILGKNVTMGGQSASSGHLKVGDFATIAGRGGVTKNLQGGKVYGGFPAVELKEWLRKEAKINQILKEKK, encoded by the coding sequence ATGAGACTAAGTGAGATATGTAAAATTTTAAATTTAGATTATGATGGCGGTGATTTTGAAGTTAGTGGTTTAAATTCTCTTGGTGAGGCAAATGAGAGTGAGTTAAGCTATTGTGATGGAGTTAAGAATAAAGACTCTTTGCAAAAAACTAAGGCGGGTATAGTTTTAGTGCAAAAAGAGCTTATAGAGTTTGTTCCTAAAAGCTCAAACCATTTAATATCTTCAAACCCACATTTGAATTTTGCAATCTTAAGTAGGTATTTTGCAAAGGATTTAGTGCGGGAAAAAAGAGCTTCAAACATAGATAGCAGTGCAAAAATAATGCAAAATGTCTATATAGGCTCAAATTCTAAAATAGGGCGATATACAACTATAATGCCGGGCGCTTATATAGGCGATGATGTAATGATTGGCGATGAATGTATAATACACCCGAATGTTGTAATTTATAATGATACGATAATTGGAAATAGATGTTATATACAGGCAAATTCAGTTATAGGAAGTGAAGGCTTTGGCTATGCTCATACAAAAGATGGTAGTCATATTAAAATTTATCATAATGGAAATGTTAAAATAGAAGATGATGTAGAAATAGGAGCAAACACAACTATAGATAGGGCTGTGTTTGGAACCACTACTCTTAAAAAAGGAACAAAGATAGATAATCTAGTTCAAATAGGGCATAACTGCGAACTTGGAGAAAATTGTCTTATGGCAGCTCATGCTGGATTAGCAGGTTCGACTATACTTGGCAAAAATGTTACTATGGGTGGACAAAGTGCATCATCTGGACATCTTAAAGTAGGGGACTTTGCTACCATTGCCGGTAGGGGAGGTGTTACTAAAAACTTACAAGGTGGTAAGGTTTATGGTGGCTTTCCTGCTGTTGAGTTAAAAGAGTGGTTAAGAAAAGAGGCTAAAATAAATCAAATTTTGAAAGAGAAAAAATAG